A stretch of DNA from Micromonospora sp. WMMD1155:
GCTGCCGGCGGACATCTTCGACGTGCAGGCCAACGTCGCGCTGATGCACCAGGTCGTGGTGGCCCAGCTCGCGGCGGCCCGACAGGGCACGCACAAGGCCAAGACCCGCGGCGAGGTCGCCGGTGGCGGCAAGAAGCCGTACAAGCAGAAGGGCACCGGTCGCGCCCGGCAGGGCTCGATCCGCGCGCCGCAGTTCGCCGGCGGTGGCGTCGTGCACGGTCCCGTGCCGCGTGACTACAGCCAGCGGACCCCGAAGAAGATGAAGGCCGCCGCTCTGCGGGGCGCCCTCTCCGACCGGGCCCGCGCCGGGCAGGTGCACGTCGTCGAGGCGTTCGTCTCGGGCGAGAAGCCGTCGACCAAGGCGGCCCTGGCCACGCTCGCGAAGCTCACCG
This window harbors:
- the rplD gene encoding 50S ribosomal protein L4; this encodes MTTVDVRTVEGTTSSSVELPADIFDVQANVALMHQVVVAQLAAARQGTHKAKTRGEVAGGGKKPYKQKGTGRARQGSIRAPQFAGGGVVHGPVPRDYSQRTPKKMKAAALRGALSDRARAGQVHVVEAFVSGEKPSTKAALATLAKLTEARRVLVVLSSTDELNWVSLRNEPRVHLIESGQLNTYDVLVADDVVFTKDALDEFLGVPAETTEEGGK